TTTAGTCTTCACATTCACCCACTGAGGTTGGCATTGGCACTATAGTGGTCAGACATTTCTAATCTGAATCAAGGACCAGAAaagtggaaaaggaaaaaaaaataaaagaaaaggcCAGCATGGTTTTTGGAATAaacactgaaagagaaaaatgtgcCGTCTACCCACAACCTTTAAGTGCTCTTTTGTTTTCAAGCTGGAGGAGCCGCTGGTCAGCCGACACAGAAATATGTCATTCTTTGTTTTCCACATTCGATACCAGCAGCGGGGAGAAGGGAGGCGAGGGCCGGGAGACATTTGCTCGGGCTCGGATGTGATGTTAATAAGTGGATCAGAGGGGTAAGATGGCAGGCATGAAATGGGACATCATGCCGGCGAGCAGTGCGAATTGTCCAGGAGAAAGTGAGATTTCACAGGGATTACTGAGGCGCAGCAGCTGGGGTGCGCTGCTCACCCGCTGGCTTCCTGGGAAGACCCACAAACCCCTTCTTATGTTCATATCGCGGACAGATTAGCAGCTcgctatgtgtgtgtggagaggggTGTAAATGCGTGTGGTGTGTGTGGAGCGCTTTTAAGGCAGAGGGGCTGAGTGCAGCACTCTCTTTGGCCTGTCAACAGTAGCACGGCTCCCAGGCAACAGACTACAGGGTGAGGGAGGTCAGATGAGAGGTCGGACAGCGGAGCGACATCTGACTACCGCCGCAACACAATTAATCATCAGGCTGCTGCGAATGAAGTAACTGCTcttgacagaaaatgacagatttctgtGTCATTACCTCTGACCTGGTCCGTGCCCCCTCTGACTCTAacaattgtaaatattacacaaTGTCAGAGGCAACACCCATGCTTCGTCTACGCCATGAGATGAAGCTACACTCATCATGAACAGGGATTAGTGTGTCATCAGTCGGGTATGTGCAATCATGTCCCAGTTATGAGATCACAGGGCTGAGCTTACAGCGTCTCAATAACAACTGAAAGCTGAGGGATGTTAGTCAAAATGCAAAGGAAGTTATAGCTCAAGAAGGGTTGCATGCTGAGTGTAAGGCTGATTAAGCTACCATTACTGTCACATAGCATGAGCCTTTATCCGCACAAATATGCAGGGGAGTGGGTTACTTTCAAACaagtgtggagaaaaaaaagcagaggagacTTTACCAAAATGCTGCTCGTTCAGTCATTTCCTCGGCAGGAGCGTGATTTGGAGAAGAAGCTGGAGAATGAGATACATAAATTGTCCAGTACcccaaaaacagagaaaaaaaaatgaaaaaaaaaaaaaaatcctcccaTTACTTTAAAGTCCAGAAGAGTTGGCTTATtcatttggtaaaaaaaaagttccgCTCAGGTCTGGACCGAAACCCTGAATCTTGTCCTTTATGtgcttttctcatttttttgtaCACAAGCTTTTGTACACAGGTTTAGGGTCAGATTGCAACGTTTCCTTGCAACAGTTTCTCTTTGGATTTCAccacaatacaaaaataaataaaacaatttcatttttggttttcaATTTGCAACTTTGGCTcaattgctgtgtttttgttttttttaatgtttgtttgccTACACTTGTACATAAATACTGTACTTCTTTGATCGAGTGTCCCTTGGTCACAGAATAGCACAGAGCCCCTTTATGAAGGAGGACTTTAAGATACATTAGATGCATAGAAAGGCACTTACAGTCTACACGTTTTTGGTGTGCATCAACAGACCAATTCCTTTTGGCCTGAGTCTGAGGTGCAGAGAAGATACTGAGTTGAGGTGAATGGCTTTTGAATACTGCAAgttgtgtgtgcacacagacCTATTGGTGATGGCCGTTTATACAGGTCATGTGGTCTTAGCTGGGTGAGTAGCGGTCAATGGTGCGGGCTTCAGAGAGGGCCtgtgggggaggggggaggggctGGCCCAGGACATCCATCTTGTCGTGGGAGAGGCCCAGGTGCTCCGAGGCCAGTTTGGACAGCGGGTAGAGGCTTTCGATGGCCTTTGCATCAGCTACCAGTTGCTGCTGGGCTTGGAGGAGAAGCTCATTGGCCTTCTCCGGCTTCAGCCCCAGATGCTCCGCTGCGTATTTACTCAGAGGATAGATGCCCTCGTTAAAGTCCAGCTTCAGTTTCCCATCTGTGGTCAGGCCCCCCGGGGTCCCTCCACCGCTGTGCATCTTCATGTGGCTGATCAGGTTGCGCTGCTGAGCGAACTTCCCTCCACACACCTGACATTCATAGGGCTTCTCCCCTGAGTGGATGCGCATGTGCTCGGTGAGGCGATACTGCCGGGTGAAGCGCATGCCACAGGAGTCACAGGCAAAAGGTTTGAGGCCCAGGTGGCTACGCATGTGGCGCGTCATGGTGCCGCGCTGCGTGAACTTCTTGCCACAGATGCTGCAGGGGTACGGCCGGGTCAGCCAGTGGGTCTTCTCATGCTGGCGCAACGTGGCCGGATCTTTGTAGGACTTTTCGCAGGCGGAGCAGCGGTAGGGTCGGATCATCTCCCCGATGCCCCCTGAACTCAACCCCTGGCTGGACTTGGACTCCAGATGGGCTAGACTGTTcaaactgttgctgctgttcagGCTCCCATAACCATTTGTGTTACTGCTCATGTTTTTGGTGCTGCTGTTATTGCTGTTTCCCATCTCCCCACCAGAGTTGCCGTACAGCTCTTCTTCTGTGTGAGTCTCCACATGTGCGTTGAGCTGCTCTGAGCTCGGGAAGCCTTTGTCGCAGGGGATGCAGACATACAGATTGTCCCCGAAGCTCTCTGGCTCATACGGCATGTGGAACCTCCCCATGGATCCAGGAGGGGACGGCCGGCCTTCACTGCTGCCCGTCTCCTCTGTGCCTGACCCGCTCTTGTCGTCTGCTCCTtcgctctcctctcctgtcttgtGGTGGTTATGATGTTGGTCTCCATTTTCGcccccttcctcctcatcctcatcctcatcttcatcttcaggTGTGTATGAGAGTGGCTCGTGTTTCACCCAGCGGTAGATGTTCCCCATTTCTCTGCCTGCCTCTCCGCCTTCCGTGGGGGTGTCAGGGCTCGGGGGGCACGGGTAGCGATCTGTGCCCTGGGAGCCTGAGCGATGCAGGTGAGGGAGGTGCGGGGCAAGAGGCTGGTTGAGATGGGGGAAAGGTGGAGGAGTGAGGGAGCTTCCCTGGTCGGTCGACTCCATTTTCTCTGAGGGGAAGGCCCGTCCATTCGTGCCCTGGATAGGACTGGTGCGGCCACTCAGAGTCCCGTCTCGCTCTTCATCATGAGTGTTTGCCAGATGTGAGTGAGAGGGCGTGTGCTGTGACTGGGAGTTGGGGCTTTTCTTTGAGAGATCAAGGCCGTAGTTGGGGGAGCAGTTCCTGTCAGGGTGGGCTGAGCGCCCGAGCTGGGCAGGCAGAGCTGACTGCAGGGACGGGAACACCTGAGAGCCCTGGGTGGAGGTGGGGGCATACAGCTCTCCTGCATGAAGGGCTAGTCGATGGGGAAGTAGCTCCTCGGGTCCTCGGATTGCATGGCTGTTCAGAATTCCTCCGGGAGGGCAGGACTGAATGACAGGAGTAGAAACCCTATACCTGCCACCACTCCCTAAACCCATACTATTGGGCCCCATCTTTGGGTACGGGAGAAATGCAGGACCTGGGCGGGGAGGGTACTTGCCATTTCTTTTCAGCTTCTTTTTGCACAGGGCCACTAAGTCGAGCAGCTGAAGGTAGCTGGCTGCTGCCAGGACAGCCCCCAGATTGGGTTCAGTGGGACAAGTGGGGTCTCCGTCACTAAGGCGGCCTGTGTATATGTAGTCCAGAATGACCCTGAAGACCCCTGGACTCACCATCTCGTGGTCGAGGTTGATGAGATTGTCATGGACCACCAAAGATTTCAAGTAGAGGCTGCTGGCAGCCAGAATGTTCTTGTGAGCTCTGAAGAGGGCGTTCTGCACCACAATGATAACATCACACAGGAAGCCCTTGGTTCGCTGGCTgttgagctgcaggaggagatcCCTAGCATGACTTGGAACTTCCATGGCACCCAGCATCGTCTTCAGTCCGCCACCTGAAACAACAGATATCTGTAAAACGTCATGCAGCAGTCAGCATTTTAATATACACCAGCAATATACATGTGTAATTTTATGCACCATGAGAATGATTAATGATGCATTtgtaaaagtaatctctgaaaAGTTAGAATTACACATCAGACTTTGTTACAATGTATTTGAGAGATTCGAGTACAGTAGGATTGattgccaaaataaaagcctttaaagaaaattaatatagattaattaattaatcacggatatttttttttaacacagcaCAACTTAATTTAATTGCGTTCTTATGTAAACGCATAATCACAGTTTTataatttgattttgtcgcctaATTTACTAATTAATCTGTAATTCATGCCTTAAATATTTGCATAATCATGTTTAATTCATCGGTTCCACTTGATGGAACAAGTACTGAGTGCAGAACTAATCTGTGGGAAGTGCACATTAAGGCCACTCAGTAAAAGTGAACTTTTGCTGAATGTGACCGGGTGCAGTGGTTTTCTCATTATCAGAAATACAAGTCTACGGGTTCACTTCCTCTGCAGCgagcaaaaaaaagagagaaagagcaaaatTCAGAAAACCGcagatatatattttgtaaCTGCTGGCTTCCTGATAAAGTAATCCAGAAGTGGTGCGCAGAGTTTAAAAACAGAGCGAGAGGATGAATGTTTCACAAGTATGATGAACAGCAGGTATAAACCTGAGGGGGAAAGGACACATCCAAAAAAAGATAGGTCTTTCAGCTCCCCTTTCTGCCCAGTCATATAAGGAACAGTGTGTGCACGAGATGTAAATCAGCATTACATGCTTCAACAGTTTTCGTTAAGATGAGCTGCAGGGCTCTAATGCACACACacggacgcacacacactcatacacactcaAATATCAACACTAATTGTTCCATCAAGCCTAAAATAAACTACATCAGCTGCATGCATGTATTGTTCAACCAGTGGCATCTGAGGATAGTTTACTTATGAGATTAAACGTCTCAAACTGTCCCTAAGGGCTTAGTCGCACTGATGGGAAACAAGCAACTAAATAAATATCATGTCATCTGTCTGATCATGCTCTTCCTGACACCAGCTCATTCACTTCTTGTTTATTTCATTCAGCGTACAGGCTCAGCACAAAGAATGGGGAAGTGTGAATCTAAATTCGAAAACACCTTGACGAGAGAGTTGCTGAGGGATTCTGGGGAATCCTGAACAAAAATGtgcctcttttcttctcctcttacAGTGCACCGCAAGCTACAACTGTCTATTCTGAAAACTCAAGGTCACCGCTTAGTAGAATTTTAGCAGTACTTTAGTGAATGCACATTCAGTTTCAGGCCTCCAACATCAGAAATTAATGTCAGTACTGATTAAACGGAAAAACGAGAAGTCAGATTAACTTGAGATCATGCGGTTAACAGTCATCAATATTTTCATAGAAAATCagcattttctattttcattttaaaaggtgcTGTCCTCACATATACATGATTTGCACGCTATTTATAACGTATTATCTTGTTCATaatatctataaaaaaaaaagaaggaagaagaagaaaacctaTGAATAAAAAGGCGGGTATGGCAGGTTTTGGTGGGTTTACGCTCCATCACGTCCCCAGTTGTCATCTAAAGTGTTTCCACTTCTGGTTTCTGTCTGGCTTTGATTACTCAACGTTCAGATTTTACTATAAATTTCAGCGTCGGTCGGATCAAACGTGTTTAGAAACGAGGGTGATATGAGGAATAGGTCAGAGACTTTCCACAACTCGCTGAACTTTTGCAGAGCCTCCACTGCATGAAGGGGCTGTTCAGCTTACTGGATGCTGAGCGGAGCACCGTGACACGTTGtgtacccacacacacacaatcagagTACGTTCTCGTCTGTATGTGATCTACAGCAGCACAGTTCAGCTGCAGAAATGTCAGCCTTCTTTTTGTCCTGATTTATGAAGACAAACCTTTCAGAATTGAATCTGTCCAtgcaaactttttaaaaaatcttttaagacacagtaaaaaaaaaaatctcatgcaGAGTTTCTGTGCACCTGCAACCTGCTTTGCATGCAaattatttttgctgttttgtccTGTGGTAACAACAGCCAGAGTTGGTTTCCCAACAGAGACAACAAGGATCTCCTTTCTCTCGCTGTAATCAGCGTGAGTCTTCTCCGAGGCTACAACTTGCCTTTTAAAACATCTGAGCTCACCGTTTGAAGCAGCCCACCGACAAAAAGTGAGCagtgaaacatgttttataaaacTCTTGATCTGGAGGACATGTGTAAGCTCACTGCATCCTGTTAGGAAGCCATCTATGATTGCAAAGATATTTAGCCAGAGCCTGCAACATGTGACGttcctgtaaacacattcaaATGCCTGCaccacagtttgttttgttttgtttatgttaaaCAGgctaaattaaatcatttttatagGGTGCACAAACAGCACTGCCGCCTGAGAGAAGGCTGCTAGAGTCCCCCAGGGATGCACGGCTGTTTTCATCTGATAGCCTTCTGTTTCACGAGCCGTGAACATGCTGAGGAAACTTAGATGCTGACGTTCTTAGTGGTGATGGCATTCAGTCATTTGCATTAGATTAATATTCATTGTCCCCGTGTTTGGTCTGTTTTGACACTTCTGTGGTTTGGGGTGAAGCGGGAGACTAAACTTCCTACCTCTACATGCAGCCTCAGTCACATAAACACTCCACACATCTGCTTAAAACgttgtgttgacattttattttctttcatttcaatttGCTGCCCATGCTCGACGTCCACCTTGTTTATCTTAGAGCCCATTTGACCGTGTTCACATGCAGCTCCTGCTCAATTTACGAGGCAACTTTTTGCAGGAAGgtattttatattcatttaatcCAACtcataatttacttttttgtcatttttgtggcTCACAGAAGGCTGGAGAAGCTTTACATGCATCAAATCGGAGAGCAGGTTTTACATTTGTAGTTAGATGGAGTAGAAGAACACATGATAGGTGGGTATGTTGAGTTTTAGTCAGGTCAGCAAACATCAGAGAGTCAGTTTCCTGTGTGAATGCTGTTCTCTCGCATCTAAAAAAGTCAACACACACTTAGATATGAGAGTAAGAAAGCTTGTTAAACTTAATGGGCACCAAGTTTATTTAGggtatttattttgtcttttctatttttggatTACAATCATTAAACATCGTGCAGGTTTTTTTCAcagcaaatataaaaatacatctgcAGTACTTATTTCTAATTTATTCTGTTGAACTTTAACGATCGATAGACTGTAAatttatttgaatattaaaaCGAATTTAAGGCCACTGTGCGCAAGTTTTATCCGCCTGTGGATCAGAAGTTCAGGGGCTCGTTTCTAACATCTGAGCGCTTCACGTCGCGTCCGTGCAACGCAAGGAACGTACGAAGTGGTCTGCTGACTTCGACCCGTCCTCTCTGCGTCTCTAATCTGCTTTACTCTTCTTCACTTATAGTACAGTAAACCGAATCACGAGTGGATCCATCTCTCTGAGCTGCAGCGCCTTATCAACgccaaaaaaaagagagagagagagagagagagagagagagggagggagagagagatacagagagagagagagagctctaaATCACCTCCAGGAGCAGTTTTCTACTACTTAAAGGTGAATCAGACAGCTGTTTCTTCTTCGGACCTGTCAACAGCAGCTCTTTCTTACATGGATGTAAAACTCGGAAAGCAGGAATCCATGCGCTAAACATGCCCCCACCAAAATATTCCTCTAACATTGTGAGCTCAGTCCTGACATTATTACGCACGGTTACAGGCCTGttttataatgatataattcCCCTGTAGCttcctttttatatttattacagGGTAACTAAACAATCTGAAGTTCCCTTTCGACCGAGGCCGACGTTCCCTTTAACTTTCGCATCAATTGtgagttttaaaaaagtaaataaaatattttaactaaaatcttcttttttttaactctaaACGTTTGCATATTTTTCAAGCATGATACGCCATTTAAATTCGCATTTACACCAGCCTGAGTCTGGAGAATTTCACAAATTATCCTGATCTGTGTGTaattaattatataaaataataataattaaaaaaaggggggaaaaatgtgttttcaaccGGCACGAATTAAATGCGTAAAAAGGACCGAGCGCTGTCTTTCTTGAGGACATCAAAATGATCCTGGAATCAGAGCTTATTCTACAAACATCTCAACGAtggaataaaaaacacattttcctctgTGACACTCTACAGtctaatgaataaaaaaacctAACAGCGATCCTGCCCCTGTTCTCGCTCTTGTTTGGGTGCCTTGCATGCGCGCAGCAGCATACAGCTCTTACCTGCATGCCCGATGTCTTCTGCCATCCGATCTAAGTCTCCCTTAATGATCATCTCAGCAGCCTCCAGGAGTCATATCTGACGTTTCAGCTTTGAACTGCCAGCCTCCAAAAAACCATGCCAGTTTTCCGAGCGCGTCTGCCAGCtctttttttatgattattaattGATATGAATTTCTTGTCGCTCCTTAGGTCCGTCCTCCCACCcactttcctccctctctctccctcttttccctctccctctctctctctccctctctctctgtctctgtgtctctctgcccctcctctcccctctttctcaTCCCCTCCTATAAAAAAATACGTGCTTAGACCAGCATCAGTTTCctcctattttttttcttctagtaATTTCCTTAGCTATTTTTGAGTCGGAGCAATAACGCGCACCGGGATGATAATGGAGCCTCTATGCGCCTTAAGTGTTTTAGCGCCCCGTGTGATGTCAGTCTATAATAAAACTAAAAGGTAAAATCGAGGGCAGGAACTTCAAGTGACCCCGACTTGAACTCCTCAACACAtcgtcttaaagagacaggcagcTATTGTATACATACCGCGTATATGTCGCCTATTTATGATCAGGCACTTCAAACTCTTGAGAGGAGTTGTTCCAGCTTTTCATCTCAATGGATTTTAATTAGAGGCCAGAATTAAATCAAATGCAATCACACTTTCTTTTGcttcttttctaaaaaaaaaaaaaaatagaataacaATAAATCAACAACTGCTGGTGTTCTGTAACTGCgcattttttaatgaagtagatccaataaaactgttaaattaaGTTGACTTCCACCTTCCCCTGCAGACCTCCTCTGAGAAGCCTTAATGGGCCCCCTGGCTTCGCTTAAAGAGCTCAATTAGCTAAGTGGAAACTAAAAGGAGGTTTGACAAACCacgttaaaaacacacatctctctccctccctaaaattaaaacacctgctgtgacttttataaaaaaacaaacaaactaccTCCAGCCCTCACCTGGGCATGGAGATTAAAGTGGACAGCATTACAAATGGGCAGATTGAAAAGTTCTCTGAAAACTGACAACACAAGCACATTAAGGCCTAGTTTGATGTTTAAATAATGTGCATATCTACTTAGAAACCtgtcaagttttttttccacaagatGAATTAAGGATTATGTCACAATATTCCTACTATTGGTAGTAAGAAATGCAGCTCTTGTAGAATTCCTTCCCAAATTTCTTTTCATATTTCCCCTTCTCTTTCCTCAGACCAATGCAGTCATCCTATTTAACATCAAAACGAATTATCAGAACATTTAATTTGACgtatattttatataaagtgTGCGTTTACTTCTTACTTTACGCACACAAGTTGTGCTGAGAATCCTCCGAGGAGACCTCCGTGACCTGGATGATTTAATTACGCACGCATGAAgatcataaattaaaaaaataaaaatgtctattTTAGCAGAAGTTATTATCAGATGAGTTTCAGGCCGGACGTGCCCATCCGATCCAGATGTTCAAGCTCTGTCAGCACTGAAGGCTACATCAGGACCATCGGCTCAAGACGAAACGACGCATTAAAACCTGGATGAACTCATCCGAAGCTGCTCTTTAAGACACAGTGTGTGACCACGCGTCTTACATGGATGTCTCCGCCGTGTCACAAATCTTACCTCGGACTCATGTCTGGTGCTCTGGCCGTATGTGTGCTCTCCTTTTCGGCATTCCCTCATTAGGACCTCCGCAGTTTTCcccaggtccagctctctctctgcctcactctctttctctctctccttcaaaGCGTCTCCTCCGCGGATTTTTTCAGCCCTCTCTCTCCCGGTTTTCTCCTTCTTTCACCCTCTTCCATACACTGAAATTTCTCACGTGTTAACAAGACTATCTGACACTTCAGACTGTGTTGAGGTCCGGTCGGACCAAACCTGCCGGCGCCGGAGACTTTACGCGCACAGCGACACCCAATGGTGCACTCGGCGGCAGCGTGTCCCATCGGATTCATCAAGGAGGACACGCTGAGCAGTGATTTAAAGGGGGGGGGGAATTAAAAGGTAGGGGAGCTCTGACTTCTCATGTGTGAGCAGCACATGGAAACACACGGTCAGTCATGCTGATGAGGTGTTTGTGGTTAAATCGGGATAAAAAGTCTGGTCAGCTTTGTGCAAATGAAAGGTAAGTTCAGGTATTTAGTGatgaatatcatttttttacacaaaaacatgtcacGTTTGAACAGAAGTATTCAAgtattttactgaagtaaaagaaaaagcacgtcatgaaaatattcaattaCAAGtctaacatttaaaaagcaacaatatgtatcTAAAGTACTAAAAGTACTTTAGTTACAAATGTAATAGTAtattattattcatcatttaCATGTAAACTGTACTGTGGGCTTGTTGTAACTACTTTATATGCTGCATCATAGTTTGGTCTGTAAcaata
This is a stretch of genomic DNA from Pagrus major chromosome 2, Pma_NU_1.0. It encodes these proteins:
- the hic1 gene encoding hypermethylated in cancer 1 protein isoform X2 translates to MQISVVSGGGLKTMLGAMEVPSHARDLLLQLNSQRTKGFLCDVIIVVQNALFRAHKNILAASSLYLKSLVVHDNLINLDHEMVSPGVFRVILDYIYTGRLSDGDPTCPTEPNLGAVLAAASYLQLLDLVALCKKKLKRNGKYPPRPGPAFLPYPKMGPNSMGLGSGGRYRVSTPVIQSCPPGGILNSHAIRGPEELLPHRLALHAGELYAPTSTQGSQVFPSLQSALPAQLGRSAHPDRNCSPNYGLDLSKKSPNSQSQHTPSHSHLANTHDEERDGTLSGRTSPIQGTNGRAFPSEKMESTDQGSSLTPPPFPHLNQPLAPHLPHLHRSGSQGTDRYPCPPSPDTPTEGGEAGREMGNIYRWVKHEPLSYTPEDEDEDEDEEEGGENGDQHHNHHKTGEESEGADDKSGSGTEETGSSEGRPSPPGSMGRFHMPYEPESFGDNLYVCIPCDKGFPSSEQLNAHVETHTEEELYGNSGGEMGNSNNSSTKNMSSNTNGYGSLNSSNSLNSLAHLESKSSQGLSSGGIGEMIRPYRCSACEKSYKDPATLRQHEKTHWLTRPYPCSICGKKFTQRGTMTRHMRSHLGLKPFACDSCGMRFTRQYRLTEHMRIHSGEKPYECQVCGGKFAQQRNLISHMKMHSGGGTPGGLTTDGKLKLDFNEGIYPLSKYAAEHLGLKPEKANELLLQAQQQLVADAKAIESLYPLSKLASEHLGLSHDKMDVLGQPLPPPPQALSEARTIDRYSPS
- the hic1 gene encoding hypermethylated in cancer 1 protein isoform X1; translation: MIIKGDLDRMAEDIGHAGGGLKTMLGAMEVPSHARDLLLQLNSQRTKGFLCDVIIVVQNALFRAHKNILAASSLYLKSLVVHDNLINLDHEMVSPGVFRVILDYIYTGRLSDGDPTCPTEPNLGAVLAAASYLQLLDLVALCKKKLKRNGKYPPRPGPAFLPYPKMGPNSMGLGSGGRYRVSTPVIQSCPPGGILNSHAIRGPEELLPHRLALHAGELYAPTSTQGSQVFPSLQSALPAQLGRSAHPDRNCSPNYGLDLSKKSPNSQSQHTPSHSHLANTHDEERDGTLSGRTSPIQGTNGRAFPSEKMESTDQGSSLTPPPFPHLNQPLAPHLPHLHRSGSQGTDRYPCPPSPDTPTEGGEAGREMGNIYRWVKHEPLSYTPEDEDEDEDEEEGGENGDQHHNHHKTGEESEGADDKSGSGTEETGSSEGRPSPPGSMGRFHMPYEPESFGDNLYVCIPCDKGFPSSEQLNAHVETHTEEELYGNSGGEMGNSNNSSTKNMSSNTNGYGSLNSSNSLNSLAHLESKSSQGLSSGGIGEMIRPYRCSACEKSYKDPATLRQHEKTHWLTRPYPCSICGKKFTQRGTMTRHMRSHLGLKPFACDSCGMRFTRQYRLTEHMRIHSGEKPYECQVCGGKFAQQRNLISHMKMHSGGGTPGGLTTDGKLKLDFNEGIYPLSKYAAEHLGLKPEKANELLLQAQQQLVADAKAIESLYPLSKLASEHLGLSHDKMDVLGQPLPPPPQALSEARTIDRYSPS
- the hic1 gene encoding hypermethylated in cancer 1 protein isoform X3 produces the protein MLGAMEVPSHARDLLLQLNSQRTKGFLCDVIIVVQNALFRAHKNILAASSLYLKSLVVHDNLINLDHEMVSPGVFRVILDYIYTGRLSDGDPTCPTEPNLGAVLAAASYLQLLDLVALCKKKLKRNGKYPPRPGPAFLPYPKMGPNSMGLGSGGRYRVSTPVIQSCPPGGILNSHAIRGPEELLPHRLALHAGELYAPTSTQGSQVFPSLQSALPAQLGRSAHPDRNCSPNYGLDLSKKSPNSQSQHTPSHSHLANTHDEERDGTLSGRTSPIQGTNGRAFPSEKMESTDQGSSLTPPPFPHLNQPLAPHLPHLHRSGSQGTDRYPCPPSPDTPTEGGEAGREMGNIYRWVKHEPLSYTPEDEDEDEDEEEGGENGDQHHNHHKTGEESEGADDKSGSGTEETGSSEGRPSPPGSMGRFHMPYEPESFGDNLYVCIPCDKGFPSSEQLNAHVETHTEEELYGNSGGEMGNSNNSSTKNMSSNTNGYGSLNSSNSLNSLAHLESKSSQGLSSGGIGEMIRPYRCSACEKSYKDPATLRQHEKTHWLTRPYPCSICGKKFTQRGTMTRHMRSHLGLKPFACDSCGMRFTRQYRLTEHMRIHSGEKPYECQVCGGKFAQQRNLISHMKMHSGGGTPGGLTTDGKLKLDFNEGIYPLSKYAAEHLGLKPEKANELLLQAQQQLVADAKAIESLYPLSKLASEHLGLSHDKMDVLGQPLPPPPQALSEARTIDRYSPS